In the Mastacembelus armatus chromosome 2, fMasArm1.2, whole genome shotgun sequence genome, one interval contains:
- the LOC113127156 gene encoding ras-related protein ralB-B-like gives MASGKGKNQTSLALHKVIMVGSGGVGKSALTLQFMYDEFVEDYEPTKADSYRKKVVLDGEDVQIDILDTAGQEDYAAIRDNYFRSGEGFLLVFSITEHESFTATSEFREQILRVKEEEAIPLLLVGNKSDLEDRRQVSAEEATAKATEWGVQYVETSAKTRANVDKVFFDLMREVRKKKMSESKDKNGPSGKKKKKHCCIL, from the exons ATGGCGTCTGGCAAGGGCAAGAACCAGACCTCTCTGGCTCTCCACAAGGTGATCATGGTGGGCAGCGGCGGTGTGGGAAAGTCCGCCCTCACCCTGCAGTTCATGTACGACGAG TTTGTGGAGGATTACGAGCCCACCAAGGCAGACAGCTACAGGAAGAAGGTGGTTCTGGACGGCGAGGACGTCCAGATTGACATCCTGGACACAGCGGGTCAGGAGGACTACGCCGCCATCAGAGACAACTATTTCCGCAGCGGCGAAGGCTTCCTGCTGGTTTTCTCCATCACGGAGCACGAGTCCTTCACAGCTACGTCCGAGTTCAG GGAGCAGATCCTGcgggtgaaggaggaggaggcgaTCCCTCTGCTCCTCGTTGGGAACAAGTCGGACTTGGAAGATCGACGGCAGGTTTCTGCCGAAGAGGCCACGGCGAAGGCGACCGAGTGGGGGGTCCAGTACGTGGAGACCTCGGCCAAGACGAGAGCCAACGTCGACAAG GTGTTCTTCGACCTCATGCGGGAGGTTCGCAagaagaaaatgtcagagagcaaagacaaaaacGGGCCGAGcggcaagaagaagaagaagcactgCTGCATCCTTTAA
- the LOC113127404 gene encoding fas apoptotic inhibitory molecule 1-like, which yields MLGGDLVAVWEVALSDGVYRIEFAHGTTTGKRVVYVNGQEVIRKDWMFKLVGKETFTVGGANTKATINIEAVSGFAYEYTLDIDGKSLQTFIDNRAKTTRTWLLRVDGAECRVVLEKDTMDVWCNGQKMETRGEFADDGTETHFMLGEHNCCIKATSSGQKKSGIVHYLLLDGEKIPASTQ from the exons ATGCTGGGGGGAGACCTGGTCGCTGTGTGGGAGGTGGCGCTGAGTGATGGCGTTTACAGGATTGAGTTTGCTCATGGCACCACCACCGGGAAACGAGTGGTGTATGTTAACGGACAG GAAGTCATCAGAAAAGACTGGATGTTCAAGCTGGTTGGAAAGGAAACCTTCACGGTCGGAGGTGCGAACACTAAAGCCACCATAAACATCGAGGCCGTCAGCGGGTTCGCCTACGAATACACACTGGACATTGATGGGAAGAGTCTGCAGACGTTCATCGACAACAGGGCCAAGACCACCAGGACCTGGCTGCTCAGAGTGGACGGAGCCGAGTGCAGGGTGGTGCTGG AAAAAGACACCATGGATGTTTGGTGCAATGGGCAGAAGATGGAAACAAGG GGAGAGTTTGCAGACGACGGCACAGAGACTCACTTCATGCTGGGGGAGCACAACTGCTGCATCAAGGCTACGAGCAGCGGGCAGAAGAAGAGCGGCATTGTGCACTATTTACTGCTGGATGGAGAGAAAATACCAGCTTCCACACAATGA